CCCGTAAGGGTAATCAGAGCTGAACATCGTTCTGTCTGGTACTTCCTTCATCGCCAATGACAAAGCAAACGTCGTATAAAAAGCAGAAATGTCCAGGTACCCGTTTGGTATGTCTTTAACCATCTGGATCGTTTCCAGCCAATTTAACCCACCAAGATGACCAAAAACGACCGGAACCTTTGAAAACTGTTTCGTTAATTCGACGAGTTCCTTAATATCGTTAATGCTAAGCGGAGAAAATGTATGAATCCAAATCGGAAGGCCATTTAACTCATTTGCCGATTCGAAAACTGGCTGCAGCAGTTTAATTGAATTGGGGCCAAGCGTAAACTCACCCAAACCTTTGAGATTATTCTTTACAATTTTCGACTCGATCCATTCACCAGTATCTTGCGCCGACATGCCGACAGGAACCGGGCCAAAGCCAATAAAACGTTCAGGGAACCGATTAACTGTATCCACCAATTCTTGTAATGACCGTTCTCTTGCTTCTTTTCCGTTGATCTGATTATTTAATATTTTCTGCAGCATTCCCATTTCTTCAATGAACTCATCGTAAGACTCGCTTTTTTCAGGATGAATAAGTGTAGAAAAAAGAATCGTCATGTCAACATTTGCGTCTTTCATTATTT
This window of the Bacillus gobiensis genome carries:
- a CDS encoding amidohydrolase family protein gives rise to the protein MIIDSHSHVIIPNNKHIEIMKDANVDMTILFSTLIHPEKSESYDEFIEEMGMLQKILNNQINGKEARERSLQELVDTVNRFPERFIGFGPVPVGMSAQDTGEWIESKIVKNNLKGLGEFTLGPNSIKLLQPVFESANELNGLPIWIHTFSPLSINDIKELVELTKQFSKVPVVFGHLGGLNWLETIQMVKDIPNGYLDISAFYTTFALSLAMKEVPDRTMFSSDYPYGDPYLAIEAVKRYAPSKDIERRVLGETIADLLNITVPSPS